One window of Hydractinia symbiolongicarpus strain clone_291-10 chromosome 3, HSymV2.1, whole genome shotgun sequence genomic DNA carries:
- the LOC130635878 gene encoding serine/threonine-protein kinase Chk1-like, producing the protein MSVYEPFVEGWDFVETLGEGAYGEVRLAINRKTQEAVAVKIVNADKLVGNKDNLKKEVCIHRMLEHNHIVKFYGQRTEADRIYLFLEYAPGGELFDKIEPDVGMPVSQANKYFKQLISGLEYIHSKGVTHRDIKPENLLVDIEENLKITDFGLSTVFKYKNKERLLKRCCGTPPYVAPEVLKQSEYKAEPADIWSCGIVLTAMLAGELPWDEPSRNCKEYVNWIESKKVHTTPWIKIDTLSLGFLKKILVATPNQRYTISQIKKDKWFNRSYSGSKSKTPRTGFSNSESPAMKRHCSNTEAVSPLDVKHCSNRISLSQPDPSISSRDTYENDDHVNDENDLRAPLWYSQPTHIEDMLLSQISATPGSSQNPFTHLVKRMTRFNVGMGLDEAAKKISKTLEDLSYSYKITSQNQIRVTTIDRRKTTLVYLINFIEIHQKPLLADFRLAKGDGLEFKREFQKIKREMKEYLV; encoded by the exons ATGTCTGTTTATGAACCTTTTGTTGAAGGATGGGATTTTGTGGAGACACTTGGTGAAGGTGCCTATGGAGA ggTCAGGCTGGCAATCAATAGGAAAACGCAAGAAGCAGTTGCTGTAAAGATTGTAAATGCAGACAAACTTGTTGGGaataaagataatttaaaaaaagaa GTGTGCATCCACAGAATGTTAGAACATAACCACATAGTCAAATTTTACGGTCAGAGAACAGAAGCTGATCGTATCTATTTATTCCTAGAATATGCTCCAGGCGGTGAGCTCTTTGACAAAATAG AACCTGATGTAGGTATGCCTGTTTCACAagctaataaatattttaaacagcTCATCAGTGGGTTG GAGTATATTCATTCAAAAGGTGTTACACATCGTGATATTAAACCAGAAAATCTGTTAGTTGATATAGAAG agAATCTAAAGATTACAGATTTCGGGTTATCAACTGtgttcaaatataaaaataaagagcGTTTGTTAAAAAGATGTTGTGGTACACCACCCTACGTTGCACCAGAG GTATTGAAACAAAGTGAATATAAAGCTGAACCAGCGGACATTTGGTCTTGTGGGATTGTTCTTACTGCTATGTTAGCTGGAG AGTTGCCATGGGATGAACCTTCTAGAAACTGTAAAGAATATGTGAACTGGATAGAGTCAAAAAAGGTGCATACGACACCCTGGATTAAAATTGATACATTATCATTAG gTTTTCTTAAAAAGATTTTGGTTGCCACACCTAATCAGAGGTATACGATATCTCAAATCAAAAAAGATAAATGGTTTAATAG GTCATATTCTGGATCAAAGAGTAAAACTCCTCGGACAGGTTTTTCAAATTCTGAATCACCAGCAATGAAAAGACACTGCTCAAACACTGAGGCTGTAAGCCCCTTAGACGTAAAACATTGTAG TAACCGCATTTCGCTGTCGCAACCGGACCCCTCTATTTCTTCTCGTGATACGTACGAGAATGATGATCACGTGAATGATGAGAATGATTTAAGAGCGCCGCTATGGTATTCACAACCGACACATATAGAAGATATGTTGCTGAGTCAAATATCTGCAACACCTGGTTCGTCACAG AATCCATTCACTCATCTTGTAAAACGAATGACCAGATTTAATGTTGGTATGGGCTTAGATGAAGCTGCTAAGAAAATATCGAAAACACTAGAAGATTTATCGTATTCCTATAAAATAACGTCACAGAATCAA ATAAGAGTCACCACAATAGATCGAAGAAAAACTACTTTGGTATATCTTATCAACTTTATTGAAATTCATCAAAAACCGTTATTGGCGGATTTTAGATTAGCTAAG GGTGATGGGCTCGAGTTTAAAagagaatttcaaaaaatcaaaagagAGATGAAGGAATATTTAGTATAG